From one Magnetococcales bacterium genomic stretch:
- a CDS encoding chemotaxis protein CheX, with translation MKLKMAQTVDTVTKQTIKAFFETQIRITQTKPRNSVNFLESGLDFPESTITAIINFSSDELSGGLTITAYTSTVLKLANAFTGCPVGTMMFLTPEAKDAFGEFANIVSGEVKTALEQATKTHLTSSPPFIFSGSNMSVSVGQKFDASKFYFTSDVGNFIIELIIGGTLDLS, from the coding sequence ATGAAGTTGAAAATGGCTCAAACGGTGGATACCGTCACCAAGCAAACCATTAAGGCGTTTTTTGAAACACAAATAAGAATAACTCAGACCAAACCCCGTAACAGCGTAAATTTTTTGGAAAGTGGCCTTGATTTTCCGGAATCCACCATCACCGCCATCATCAACTTTTCGAGTGACGAACTTTCCGGTGGTCTCACCATCACCGCTTATACCTCCACCGTGCTGAAACTGGCCAACGCCTTTACTGGCTGTCCGGTGGGCACCATGATGTTTCTCACCCCTGAAGCCAAGGATGCCTTTGGCGAGTTTGCCAATATCGTTTCCGGCGAAGTAAAGACCGCTCTGGAACAAGCCACCAAAACGCACCTCACCTCCTCCCCGCCATTCATTTTTTCCGGTAGCAACATGAGCGTCTCCGTGGGACAAAAGTTCGATGCGAGCAAATTTTATTTTACCTCTGACGTTGGAAATTTTATCATTGAGCTGATTATCGGGGGGACACTCGATCTGAGTTGA